The following proteins are co-located in the Candidatus Methylomirabilota bacterium genome:
- a CDS encoding RidA family protein → MAKIERYCAPGVFDPPTYSQGVKVTGAQTILFLAGQVAYDEKGQPAHRGDLAAQAREAFRAIKAQVEAGGGTMASIVKINTYLTDIRHRQELIPVREEFFGKKGPASTLVAVAALAHPDWLIEVEAIAVV, encoded by the coding sequence ATGGCCAAGATCGAGCGGTACTGCGCTCCCGGCGTCTTCGACCCTCCCACCTACTCTCAGGGCGTCAAGGTCACGGGCGCCCAGACCATCCTCTTCCTCGCGGGACAGGTCGCGTACGACGAAAAGGGCCAGCCGGCCCACCGCGGCGACCTCGCGGCTCAGGCGCGGGAAGCGTTCCGGGCCATCAAGGCCCAGGTGGAGGCGGGAGGCGGCACCATGGCCTCCATCGTCAAGATCAACACCTATCTGACCGATATCCGGCACCGGCAGGAGTTGATCCCGGTGCGAGAGGAGTTCTTCGGCAAGAAGGGCCCCGCCTCGACGCTGGTCGCCGTCGCGGCGCTCGCCCACCCCGATTGGCTCATCGAAGTCGAAGCTATCGCCGTCGTCTGA
- a CDS encoding alpha/beta fold hydrolase: MANEYVLVHGACHGAWCWDEVAARLRAKGHRVVTLDLPGHGRRAAEVRHAGVEAYGRAVANAMALEGISRGVLVGHSMGGLVIPKAAELAPARVAHLVFLAAVVVPDGGNLAATLMTPAGRAMMTGNAAARGDGTFLYPAEFAWARWMGDMPRSDPRVSSAISLLTPQALRPFVETVDFRVFYGMRVPRTYIRCLQDKAVVPARAAERA; encoded by the coding sequence ATGGCGAACGAGTACGTGCTCGTCCACGGCGCCTGCCACGGCGCGTGGTGCTGGGATGAGGTGGCGGCGCGGCTTCGCGCCAAGGGGCACCGCGTGGTCACCCTCGACCTGCCGGGTCACGGGAGGCGGGCTGCCGAGGTGCGTCACGCGGGAGTGGAAGCGTACGGGCGTGCGGTGGCGAATGCCATGGCGCTCGAGGGCATCAGCCGTGGAGTGCTGGTCGGCCACTCCATGGGCGGACTCGTGATCCCGAAAGCCGCTGAGCTGGCCCCCGCGCGCGTCGCCCACCTGGTCTTCCTGGCGGCCGTGGTCGTGCCCGATGGCGGAAACCTGGCCGCGACGCTGATGACGCCCGCCGGCCGCGCGATGATGACCGGCAACGCCGCCGCGCGCGGCGACGGCACCTTCCTCTACCCGGCCGAGTTCGCCTGGGCGCGCTGGATGGGCGACATGCCGCGGAGCGACCCGCGCGTATCGAGCGCGATCTCGCTCCTCACGCCGCAGGCCCTCCGGCCATTCGTCGAGACCGTGGACTTCCGCGTCTTCTACGGGATGCGCGTGCCCCGCACATATATTCGCTGTCTTCAAGATAAGGCCGTGGTGCCCGCGAGGGCCGCCGAGCGCGCG